A genomic window from Anaeromusa acidaminophila DSM 3853 includes:
- a CDS encoding DUF2075 domain-containing protein yields MSRCYYSESIDTFFTQRNSEILGELSRNNPFALDDTQKRAWIHQIDLLKSQLRCFPQGTILFEYTIPRVGSRIDNVFITNGLVFLLEFKVGDSVYRNHAIEQVMDYALDLKNFHKESHARIIVPILVATEADSMQNQIIQYADRIIKPLLSNGTDISSIIQNVCSKYNEPPLSSAHWENSPYLPTPTIIEAAQALYCNHSVTEISRSDAGHKNLSSTTVAINEIIDNAKCNNEKSICFITGVPGAGKTLAGLNIANIRHNFSEDEHAVFLSGNGPLVDVLQEALARNQVNTSLEKIKKADALRKAKTFIQLIHHFRDDALAVDSPPLEKVAIFDEAQRAWTLEQTSSFMQKKKGKPNFLMSEPEFLISVMDRHLEWSVIVCLVGGGQEINTGEAGLPEWFQALQRSFKHWNIYVSNQLLDTEYTHGSNLKTMLSGLNYTIREELHLSVSLRSFRSERVSELVKAILDVELAKARELYSEIKDVYPITLTRDIKKAKAWIKKKARGSERYGVIASSGSTRLKPFGIWTQCKIEAKNWFLNEKDDIRSSYFLEDAATEFDIQGLELDWALVAWDADFRFTNEAFDCYNLAGSKWHSINKPENALYRKNAYRVLLTRARQGMVIFVPKGVENDATRQPDFYDTTYTYLKSIGIAELE; encoded by the coding sequence ATGAGCAGATGTTACTATTCCGAAAGCATTGATACTTTTTTTACCCAACGCAACAGCGAAATATTGGGGGAGCTGTCTCGAAACAATCCATTTGCCCTTGATGACACACAAAAACGCGCTTGGATACACCAAATTGATTTATTAAAATCACAGTTGCGCTGCTTTCCCCAAGGAACTATCCTTTTCGAATATACCATCCCACGTGTCGGCTCCCGCATCGACAACGTTTTTATAACCAATGGGCTTGTTTTTTTACTAGAATTTAAAGTTGGCGATAGTGTTTATCGCAATCACGCCATTGAACAGGTAATGGATTATGCATTGGATCTGAAGAATTTCCACAAGGAAAGTCATGCTAGAATTATTGTTCCTATTTTAGTTGCCACTGAAGCTGATTCAATGCAAAATCAGATCATCCAGTATGCTGATAGAATAATAAAGCCGCTGCTTAGTAACGGCACGGATATATCTAGTATTATTCAGAACGTATGCAGTAAATACAACGAGCCTCCGTTATCCTCTGCACACTGGGAAAATTCACCTTATTTGCCTACTCCTACTATCATTGAGGCTGCACAAGCTCTTTATTGCAATCACAGCGTAACAGAGATATCTCGTTCAGATGCTGGGCACAAAAACTTGAGTTCAACAACTGTTGCTATTAACGAAATTATTGACAATGCCAAATGTAACAACGAAAAATCCATTTGTTTTATTACAGGTGTTCCCGGAGCAGGAAAAACACTGGCCGGCCTAAACATAGCCAATATACGGCATAATTTTTCAGAAGATGAGCATGCAGTTTTTCTGTCAGGAAATGGTCCTCTAGTCGATGTTTTACAGGAGGCTCTAGCCCGAAATCAGGTTAATACTTCTTTGGAAAAAATAAAAAAAGCAGATGCCCTAAGAAAGGCAAAAACCTTTATACAGTTGATTCATCATTTCAGAGATGATGCGCTGGCAGTCGATTCTCCCCCTTTAGAAAAAGTGGCAATCTTTGACGAAGCCCAACGTGCCTGGACGTTAGAGCAAACTTCAAGTTTTATGCAAAAGAAAAAAGGGAAACCGAATTTTCTTATGTCAGAACCAGAGTTTCTTATAAGCGTCATGGATCGACACCTCGAATGGTCAGTAATCGTATGTTTAGTAGGCGGTGGCCAAGAAATCAACACAGGCGAAGCAGGTCTTCCCGAATGGTTTCAAGCTTTACAGCGCAGTTTTAAACATTGGAATATTTACGTATCCAACCAGCTATTAGACACTGAATATACACATGGCAGTAATTTAAAAACAATGTTATCCGGTCTGAACTACACGATTCGCGAAGAATTGCATTTGTCAGTTTCGCTACGTTCTTTTAGAAGCGAGCGCGTTTCCGAACTAGTAAAAGCTATTTTGGATGTTGAACTGGCTAAAGCGAGAGAGCTTTATTCCGAAATCAAAGACGTTTACCCTATTACATTAACAAGAGATATTAAAAAAGCAAAAGCCTGGATTAAGAAAAAGGCCAGAGGGAGCGAACGATATGGTGTAATTGCCAGCTCTGGCTCGACAAGATTAAAACCCTTTGGAATTTGGACGCAATGTAAAATCGAAGCTAAAAACTGGTTCCTGAATGAAAAAGATGATATCAGGTCTTCATATTTCTTAGAAGACGCTGCCACAGAATTTGATATTCAAGGGCTAGAACTTGATTGGGCGCTAGTTGCTTGGGATGCTGATTTTCGATTCACCAACGAAGCCTTTGACTGCTACAATTTAGCCGGTTCAAAATGGCATAGCATTAACAAGCCAGAAAATGCATTATATCGCAAAAATGCTTATCGCGTATTACTAACGCGAGCACGTCAAGGCATGGTGATTTTTGTACCTAAAGGCGTCGAAAATGACGCAACGAGACAACCTGATTTTTATGATACTACCTATACATATTTAAAAAGCATAGGTATAGCAGAGTTGGAGTAA
- a CDS encoding tetratricopeptide repeat protein: MEGLFLNLGIQCTENGLWKEAEEAFCKALELNPNYAHAYSNLGFVLQQTRRFTDAEACLRKALALDAKMISAYNNLSLLLMDTRRWDEAEKVLRQAIQLSPKTAELHNNLGSVYQETGRSRQAEASFRQAIKANASFAEAHYNLGCLFKSLGRLEAAEEALRRAIKWRPQYTDALFALATLYLLRGQFAKGWQNYNALRMRQLSPRAASLPRWQGEDLAEKRLLLFYEQGFGDTLQFCRYIPPAAAQAAQTTIWVQPQLQRLLQASWPQLDFYSGEEAPAQEFDYACALPNLPMVFDAANDTLPGVSYLNAPAADVLQKASWLKETTATGTFRIGLVWAGNPQHHNDSNRSLPLSSLAPLFSLPGISWISLQAQLPEESAVSWPETLVDASDQLQDFAATAALIANLDLVITVDSAVAHLAGALGQKVWTLIPFAPDWRWQLKRTDSPWYASMRLFRQPKPGDWQTSLAAIRQELERIRSADRKAREYGD; the protein is encoded by the coding sequence ATGGAAGGTCTTTTTTTAAACCTCGGCATTCAGTGCACGGAAAACGGCTTATGGAAAGAAGCGGAAGAAGCCTTCTGCAAAGCGCTGGAGCTAAACCCTAACTATGCGCACGCTTACAGCAACTTAGGCTTCGTCTTGCAGCAAACCCGTCGTTTCACCGACGCGGAGGCCTGTCTGCGAAAAGCGCTTGCGCTTGATGCAAAAATGATCAGCGCTTACAACAACCTAAGCCTGCTGCTGATGGACACTCGCCGCTGGGACGAAGCCGAAAAAGTGTTGCGTCAAGCGATTCAGCTTAGTCCCAAAACCGCTGAACTACATAACAACCTGGGTTCTGTCTATCAGGAAACCGGCCGCTCCCGCCAAGCGGAGGCCTCCTTTCGCCAAGCAATTAAAGCCAACGCCTCTTTTGCCGAAGCCCATTACAATCTTGGTTGCCTCTTTAAAAGCCTGGGCCGCTTGGAAGCCGCCGAAGAGGCCCTGCGGCGCGCCATAAAATGGCGGCCTCAATATACGGATGCTTTATTTGCGCTGGCAACACTCTATTTGCTGCGCGGTCAATTCGCCAAAGGCTGGCAAAATTACAACGCGCTGCGCATGCGTCAGCTCTCCCCTCGCGCCGCCTCTTTGCCCCGCTGGCAAGGAGAAGATTTGGCCGAAAAAAGGCTGTTGCTTTTTTACGAGCAAGGTTTTGGGGACACCCTGCAGTTTTGCCGGTATATCCCCCCAGCAGCAGCTCAAGCCGCTCAAACCACCATCTGGGTGCAGCCGCAGCTGCAACGATTGCTGCAGGCCTCCTGGCCGCAACTAGATTTTTATAGCGGCGAAGAAGCGCCTGCGCAGGAGTTTGACTACGCCTGCGCTTTGCCTAACCTGCCTATGGTTTTTGACGCCGCCAATGATACCTTGCCCGGCGTCTCTTATCTTAACGCGCCTGCTGCAGACGTTCTGCAAAAAGCAAGCTGGCTTAAAGAAACCACGGCGACAGGCACATTCAGAATCGGCTTAGTTTGGGCTGGCAACCCCCAGCATCACAATGACAGTAACCGTTCTTTGCCTTTGTCTTCCTTGGCTCCGCTATTTTCACTGCCGGGAATTTCTTGGATCAGCCTGCAAGCGCAGCTACCAGAAGAAAGCGCTGTTTCTTGGCCAGAAACCCTTGTAGACGCTTCCGACCAATTGCAGGATTTTGCAGCTACTGCTGCGCTGATTGCCAATCTGGATTTAGTCATCACCGTCGATTCCGCCGTAGCGCATCTGGCTGGCGCTTTGGGTCAAAAGGTCTGGACGCTCATTCCCTTCGCGCCGGACTGGCGCTGGCAGCTCAAACGCACAGACAGCCCCTGGTATGCCTCGATGCGCCTTTTCCGCCAGCCTAAACCGGGCGACTGGCAGACATCGCTCGCTGCCATCCGGCAGGAACTAGAGAGAATACGGAGCGCAGATCGAAAAGCCAGAGAATACGGAGATTGA
- a CDS encoding AEC family transporter, translated as MGVFFYILSHNIIPIFLLISLGFIIAKKFEIQILSLTKLMFYLFVPSFIFVNLYTTHLKLDLLIVLLCGILMLLTNDLLSRMIAKRRGYDIGLANAFKSSIMFNNSGNIGVSLATLIFGGAPFVVNGQTPYLNEAVTAQIMILVLQNIGVNTLGFYYAGRANRSVRDSVKTILTMPSIYAIPLALALKSMEVDITGTPFWPTLEYLKAGMVPMALITLGVQLARTQFDFKDRDVHASVFIKLVLSPLMALFYIYCFGLSGVVAQTVMIAHAVPTAVNTALIAVECKSCPDFASQAVMMSTLLSAVTLTMTVYAAQHIFPV; from the coding sequence GTGGGCGTTTTTTTCTATATTTTAAGTCATAATATTATTCCTATTTTTTTACTGATTTCATTAGGCTTTATTATTGCTAAAAAGTTTGAAATTCAGATTTTAAGCCTTACGAAGTTGATGTTTTATCTTTTTGTGCCTTCTTTTATTTTTGTGAATCTCTATACTACTCATTTGAAACTGGATTTGCTAATCGTATTGTTGTGCGGTATTTTGATGCTGCTAACAAACGATTTATTGTCGCGGATGATTGCTAAACGACGCGGGTATGATATTGGCTTGGCTAATGCGTTTAAAAGCTCCATTATGTTCAACAACTCAGGGAATATAGGCGTTTCTCTGGCTACGTTGATTTTTGGAGGCGCTCCCTTTGTCGTTAACGGTCAAACTCCCTATTTAAACGAAGCCGTTACGGCGCAAATCATGATTTTAGTTTTGCAAAACATCGGCGTTAATACGCTAGGATTTTATTATGCCGGCAGAGCCAACCGCAGCGTACGGGATTCCGTGAAAACCATTTTGACAATGCCGTCGATTTACGCCATTCCTTTGGCATTGGCGTTGAAAAGCATGGAAGTGGACATTACTGGCACGCCTTTTTGGCCGACCCTGGAGTATCTAAAAGCAGGCATGGTTCCCATGGCGCTCATTACGCTGGGCGTTCAGTTGGCTAGAACCCAGTTTGACTTTAAGGATCGAGATGTACATGCTTCTGTGTTCATTAAATTAGTGCTTAGCCCGCTAATGGCTCTTTTTTATATCTATTGCTTCGGCCTGAGCGGCGTGGTGGCCCAAACGGTGATGATTGCTCATGCAGTACCGACGGCGGTAAACACGGCCTTGATTGCTGTAGAGTGCAAAAGTTGCCCTGACTTTGCTTCGCAGGCGGTTATGATGTCGACGCTGCTAAGCGCAGTGACCTTGACCATGACGGTGTATGCTGCGCAACATATTTTCCCAGTATGA
- a CDS encoding ATP-dependent Clp protease proteolytic subunit, with protein sequence MEQDSKNSQQKWQEQLLASRSIILTGEITQEVAESVASRLLLLQEQGDDPIKLYINSPGGHVESGDTIHDMIRFVKPRVLVIGTGWVASAGITIYLAVPKEDRISLPNTRYMIHQPLGGVRGQASDIRIEAEEIVKVRSRINRLISAGTGQPLEKVEQDTLRNYWLSAEDAKAYGLVGQIVEKYEDLPKL encoded by the coding sequence ATGGAACAGGATAGCAAAAATAGCCAACAGAAATGGCAAGAGCAGCTTTTAGCAAGTCGGTCTATTATTCTTACCGGTGAAATTACGCAAGAAGTGGCGGAAAGTGTAGCTTCCCGGCTGCTTCTTCTACAGGAACAAGGCGATGACCCCATTAAGCTGTACATCAACAGCCCTGGGGGCCATGTTGAATCCGGCGATACGATTCACGATATGATTCGTTTTGTGAAGCCCCGTGTGCTGGTAATCGGCACTGGCTGGGTGGCTAGCGCAGGTATTACCATTTATCTTGCCGTTCCCAAGGAAGACCGCATATCGTTGCCTAATACGCGCTATATGATTCATCAGCCACTGGGAGGCGTGCGGGGTCAGGCGTCGGATATTCGTATTGAAGCGGAAGAAATCGTCAAGGTTCGCAGTCGCATCAACCGCTTGATTAGCGCAGGCACTGGGCAGCCTTTGGAAAAGGTTGAACAGGATACCTTGCGCAACTACTGGCTCAGCGCCGAAGACGCCAAAGCGTACGGCCTTGTGGGACAAATTGTGGAGAAGTACGAGGATTTGCCGAAACTGTAA
- a CDS encoding RMD1 family protein, which yields MYTEFKAIVIGNELHLNKIAPHFGIQRKFKWEDPLLLKQDQLQGIVNDNDHKMVYLFHFGSVVCVNLQHHEILDVIHYLKRLEPEIDISQNFPYEDDYKLEVNPDADFSINNDSLVVAAQYDYHLEIIATILAKSVSLEKNENEVDALLDRIEAVVNNLSRGELGMTDSGLARMTANILRFRLNTISYIMLLDNPDITWDNEAAASLHNELSTLFELKERYENLRHKTETLMDITEAFSGLVHARRGTRLEWAIIILIMIEIVLSLYSMFISPLH from the coding sequence ATGTATACTGAATTCAAAGCCATTGTAATAGGCAATGAGCTGCATTTAAACAAAATTGCGCCGCATTTCGGCATCCAGAGAAAATTTAAATGGGAAGATCCCTTGCTGCTTAAGCAGGACCAACTACAAGGGATTGTCAACGACAACGATCATAAAATGGTCTATCTTTTTCATTTTGGAAGCGTAGTTTGCGTCAATCTGCAGCATCATGAAATTCTGGATGTGATTCATTACTTAAAACGTCTGGAGCCAGAAATAGACATTTCGCAGAACTTCCCTTACGAGGATGATTATAAGCTTGAAGTCAACCCGGATGCAGACTTCTCTATCAATAACGATAGCCTCGTTGTCGCGGCCCAATACGACTACCATTTAGAAATCATCGCCACTATTTTAGCTAAATCCGTCTCTCTCGAAAAAAACGAAAATGAAGTTGACGCTTTATTGGATCGCATTGAAGCGGTCGTGAACAATCTCAGCCGCGGTGAACTGGGCATGACCGATAGCGGCTTAGCCCGCATGACTGCTAATATTTTGCGTTTTCGTTTAAATACCATTTCGTATATCATGCTTCTCGACAATCCGGATATTACCTGGGATAACGAAGCGGCGGCTTCGCTGCACAACGAACTGTCCACGCTCTTCGAGCTGAAAGAGCGTTATGAAAATCTTCGCCATAAAACGGAAACTCTCATGGACATCACCGAAGCTTTCTCTGGCTTGGTTCACGCCCGTCGGGGCACACGTCTGGAGTGGGCGATCATCATCCTCATTATGATTGAAATTGTCCTCTCCTTGTACAGCATGTTCATCAGCCCGCTGCACTAA
- the nspC gene encoding carboxynorspermidine decarboxylase has protein sequence MKLTTPYYLIDEKKLQRNMEIIKQVRDLSGAKSVLALKCFATWSVFDLMSQYMDGTTSSSLYEARLGHEKFGKETHAYCVGYSASDVAEVASFADKVIFNSFSQLDRYHDVTKGVKLGLRVNPGFSTSGFDLADPARRYSRLGVQDMVELRRRLPLLSGLMFHYNCENDSVASFRDQLQRLGETYGEFLHQLQWISLGGGLYFTKEGYPVEEFAALLKEFAAQYGVQIYLEPGESSITGCAELVTSVVDIVHNEMDIAIVDASVEAHMLDLLIYRLEGKMEQPQEAKRRYMVAGRSCLAGDVFGTFDFERDLEIGSEIRLMDAAGYTMVKKNWFNGLQMPAIVVKRLDGTLECVRSFSYEDFRTALS, from the coding sequence ATGAAGCTAACTACTCCCTATTATTTGATTGATGAGAAAAAACTACAACGCAATATGGAAATCATCAAACAGGTGCGGGATTTGTCTGGAGCCAAGTCGGTGCTGGCTTTGAAATGCTTTGCCACCTGGTCTGTTTTTGATTTGATGAGCCAGTATATGGACGGTACTACGTCCAGTTCTTTGTATGAAGCGCGCCTGGGGCATGAAAAATTCGGCAAGGAAACTCATGCCTATTGCGTCGGCTACTCGGCGTCAGATGTTGCGGAAGTCGCGTCGTTTGCGGACAAGGTGATTTTTAATTCCTTCTCCCAACTGGACCGTTACCATGACGTTACTAAAGGGGTCAAGCTGGGCTTGCGAGTTAATCCGGGCTTTAGCACATCCGGTTTTGACTTGGCGGATCCGGCGCGGCGCTATTCGCGTTTGGGCGTACAGGATATGGTGGAGCTTCGACGACGGTTGCCGCTTTTGAGCGGCTTAATGTTTCATTATAATTGCGAAAATGACAGCGTCGCATCCTTTCGAGACCAATTGCAGCGTTTGGGAGAAACCTATGGGGAATTTTTGCACCAGCTGCAGTGGATCAGCCTGGGCGGCGGTCTGTATTTTACCAAAGAAGGGTATCCGGTAGAAGAGTTTGCGGCCTTGTTGAAGGAATTTGCCGCTCAATACGGCGTGCAAATTTATTTGGAGCCAGGCGAAAGCTCGATTACCGGCTGTGCGGAATTGGTAACAAGCGTAGTGGATATCGTTCATAACGAAATGGACATTGCCATTGTAGATGCGTCGGTAGAGGCGCATATGCTGGATCTTTTGATTTATCGTCTGGAAGGGAAAATGGAGCAGCCGCAAGAAGCAAAGCGTCGTTATATGGTGGCGGGACGTTCTTGCCTAGCGGGCGATGTTTTCGGAACCTTTGACTTTGAACGGGATTTGGAAATCGGCAGTGAAATTCGTTTGATGGATGCAGCTGGCTATACAATGGTAAAGAAGAACTGGTTTAACGGCCTGCAGATGCCGGCTATTGTGGTAAAACGGTTGGATGGTACGCTGGAATGCGTGCGATCTTTTAGCTATGAGGATTTCAGAACGGCTTTGTCTTAG
- a CDS encoding saccharopine dehydrogenase family protein, which produces MKKNVLIIGAGGVAHVAAHKCAMHNDVLGDICIASRTQSKCDAIIESVLRKNHLKDTAKKLYSRAVDALDIPALVALIQDTKSEIVLNLGQSYVNMSVLEACIETGAVYMDTAIHEEPDKVCENPPWYENYEWKRKERCAEKGVTAILGAGFDPGVVNAWCALAQQKYFDTIDTIDILDVNAGSHGKYFATNFDPEINFREFKKVWTWDERQWKLQKVHSIRMDYDFPVVGSCPVYLTGHDELHSLSKNIDANSIRFWMGFGDHYLNVFSVLTNLGMTSEKPVRLPDGTEVVPLKVLKALLPDPSSLAPGYTGKTCIGNFISGMKDGQKREIFIYNTCDHAECYQEVEAQAISYTAGVPAAAAAILVARGEWDVKHMVNVEELDPVPFIELLDQIGLPTEVEEKPLAFVPPAIAALESVD; this is translated from the coding sequence ATGAAAAAAAATGTTTTGATCATCGGTGCTGGCGGCGTAGCTCATGTGGCAGCTCATAAATGTGCAATGCACAATGATGTGCTGGGCGATATTTGTATTGCGTCGCGGACCCAGTCCAAGTGCGACGCTATTATTGAAAGCGTGCTGCGTAAAAACCACTTGAAGGATACTGCGAAAAAGCTCTATTCCCGCGCGGTGGACGCATTGGATATTCCGGCACTGGTCGCCTTGATTCAGGACACGAAATCGGAGATTGTTCTCAACTTGGGACAATCCTATGTCAATATGTCCGTGTTGGAGGCGTGCATCGAAACAGGCGCTGTATATATGGATACAGCCATCCATGAAGAACCGGACAAGGTTTGCGAAAACCCGCCATGGTACGAAAATTATGAGTGGAAGCGCAAAGAGCGTTGTGCGGAAAAAGGCGTTACCGCTATTTTGGGCGCAGGCTTTGATCCTGGCGTGGTTAACGCCTGGTGCGCTCTGGCGCAGCAAAAATATTTCGATACCATTGACACCATTGATATTTTGGATGTCAATGCCGGCAGCCATGGCAAGTATTTTGCCACGAACTTTGATCCTGAGATCAATTTCCGGGAGTTTAAAAAGGTTTGGACTTGGGATGAGCGTCAGTGGAAGCTGCAAAAAGTTCATTCCATTCGCATGGACTATGATTTCCCGGTAGTGGGAAGCTGCCCAGTATACCTTACAGGCCATGACGAATTGCACTCGCTGTCGAAGAACATCGACGCCAATTCGATTCGTTTTTGGATGGGCTTTGGCGACCATTATCTGAACGTCTTTTCCGTGTTGACCAATCTCGGCATGACTTCGGAAAAACCGGTGCGTTTGCCGGATGGCACGGAAGTAGTCCCGCTGAAGGTGCTGAAGGCCCTTCTGCCGGACCCGTCTTCTCTGGCGCCTGGTTATACTGGCAAGACCTGTATCGGTAACTTTATCAGCGGCATGAAAGACGGTCAGAAGCGGGAAATTTTCATTTACAATACCTGCGACCATGCGGAATGCTACCAAGAGGTAGAGGCTCAAGCTATCAGCTATACCGCAGGCGTACCGGCTGCAGCTGCGGCTATTCTAGTCGCCCGGGGCGAATGGGATGTAAAACATATGGTCAATGTGGAGGAACTGGATCCGGTGCCCTTTATTGAGCTGTTGGATCAGATCGGCTTGCCTACGGAAGTGGAAGAAAAGCCGTTGGCCTTTGTACCGCCGGCGATTGCCGCGCTGGAGAGCGTCGACTAA
- a CDS encoding peptidylprolyl isomerase, giving the protein MKKMLILAVTFLFCLTAVTGCAGPGSKTAEKTEPVKADTPLPPADSNKKNSLAVFETSMGTFKVELFEDKAPRTAQNFISLVNKGFYNGLIFHRVIDGFMIQGGDPKGNGTGGPGYVIPDEFHKDLKHTGAGILSMANAGPNTGGSQFFITLDATPWLDGKHAIFGKVVEGLDVVKAIGKVKTGAQDRPQTDVVMKKVTIVAP; this is encoded by the coding sequence ATGAAAAAGATGTTGATTTTGGCTGTGACATTTCTATTTTGCTTAACCGCGGTGACCGGTTGTGCTGGCCCTGGAAGCAAAACGGCGGAAAAAACGGAGCCTGTAAAAGCAGACACACCCTTGCCGCCGGCGGATTCGAACAAGAAAAACAGCTTGGCTGTTTTTGAAACTTCTATGGGAACCTTTAAAGTGGAACTGTTTGAAGATAAGGCGCCTCGGACGGCTCAGAATTTTATTTCCTTGGTAAATAAAGGATTTTACAACGGCCTGATTTTTCATCGCGTGATTGACGGCTTTATGATTCAAGGGGGCGATCCCAAGGGCAACGGCACCGGAGGCCCTGGCTATGTGATTCCCGATGAATTTCATAAAGACTTGAAACACACCGGCGCGGGCATTTTATCCATGGCGAATGCCGGTCCCAACACCGGCGGCTCTCAGTTCTTTATCACGCTGGACGCCACGCCTTGGCTGGATGGCAAGCATGCCATCTTTGGCAAGGTAGTAGAAGGCTTGGATGTGGTCAAAGCCATTGGCAAGGTGAAAACAGGCGCCCAAGATCGGCCGCAGACCGATGTGGTTATGAAAAAAGTCACTATTGTTGCTCCTTGA
- a CDS encoding YigZ family protein codes for MSALQSYRCVKGYGEAQFEINRSLFIGYASRAETVEEAVAFIRQIRKKHPDATHNCAAYIVGKHSEQQKADDDGEPTGTAGKPMLEVLKKQNLTDTALVVTRYFGGVKLGAGGLIRAYGKAASEGVAAAGVVSCEPYACSAVSCDYGLMSVLEHHLGRDGYAIKEKVFAEQVTLYVLHRPEDTAFFSRIADWSGGTACIKEAGEEYCETEL; via the coding sequence ATGAGTGCATTACAGTCGTATCGATGTGTTAAAGGATATGGCGAAGCGCAGTTTGAGATCAACCGTTCGTTGTTTATTGGTTACGCTTCTAGGGCGGAGACGGTGGAAGAAGCAGTTGCCTTTATTCGGCAAATTCGGAAAAAGCATCCCGATGCTACTCATAATTGCGCCGCGTACATCGTTGGCAAGCACAGCGAGCAGCAGAAAGCCGATGATGACGGCGAACCGACGGGGACGGCGGGTAAACCGATGCTGGAAGTGCTGAAAAAACAAAACCTGACTGATACGGCGCTCGTCGTGACGAGGTACTTTGGGGGCGTTAAATTGGGCGCAGGCGGGCTGATCCGCGCCTACGGAAAAGCCGCCTCCGAAGGCGTAGCGGCGGCTGGCGTTGTTTCTTGCGAGCCCTATGCGTGCAGCGCCGTTTCTTGCGACTACGGTTTAATGTCGGTTTTGGAGCATCATTTGGGCCGGGATGGCTATGCAATCAAAGAGAAGGTCTTTGCGGAGCAGGTGACGCTATATGTATTGCACCGCCCGGAGGATACAGCTTTTTTTTCTAGGATTGCCGACTGGTCCGGCGGAACGGCCTGTATCAAAGAAGCTGGCGAGGAATATTGCGAAACTGAGCTTTAA
- a CDS encoding DUF6506 family protein — protein MALKAAFIFVEPEAEASKHRTQVKTPQVELTVVGVADYAAAVAAAQELKTQGIGAIELCGGFGSEGVALVQKAVGPEIAVGVVRFDKHPGLGHRSGDELF, from the coding sequence ATGGCATTAAAAGCGGCATTTATATTCGTGGAGCCGGAGGCGGAAGCGTCAAAACATCGGACACAGGTCAAAACACCGCAGGTGGAGCTGACGGTTGTGGGAGTGGCGGACTATGCTGCGGCCGTAGCGGCGGCTCAGGAGCTGAAAACGCAGGGGATTGGGGCTATTGAGCTTTGCGGCGGCTTTGGCAGCGAGGGCGTGGCTCTGGTGCAAAAAGCCGTAGGTCCCGAGATTGCCGTCGGCGTTGTGCGCTTCGACAAGCATCCAGGCTTAGGACATCGCAGCGGGGATGAACTGTTTTAA
- a CDS encoding helix-turn-helix domain-containing protein, translated as MRCNEIAPCSALQPFIDRYWCWTEEPSAPRRLPGTGHELMLHFGTPWRARTSEQEFSLPRAYVVTPRSKSWKNAVRGSTGFLAVRFRAGAFRHFCGESVELFADQISETSQIWKVGRTAWLRQAIEAADMPERVAAVEGGLLALLDQYRKPDDWLDEAVRRIYAGTPLDRLPSLVFSSERTLLRKFKEGVGVTPKVFQRLARFERTLRSLMLGRTHAYLPLALAGGYYDQAHFSKEFKRLVGETPQAYLSLENFQAHFYFSRRKAGV; from the coding sequence ATGCGTTGCAATGAAATTGCGCCTTGTTCGGCGCTGCAGCCGTTTATTGATCGCTATTGGTGCTGGACCGAAGAGCCTTCTGCGCCGCGGCGCTTGCCTGGTACCGGCCATGAGTTGATGCTTCATTTTGGAACCCCTTGGCGGGCGCGCACTTCGGAACAAGAATTTTCTCTGCCTCGAGCGTATGTTGTGACGCCGCGAAGTAAAAGCTGGAAAAATGCAGTGCGCGGTTCAACCGGCTTTTTGGCTGTGCGTTTTCGGGCAGGGGCTTTCCGGCATTTTTGTGGTGAGTCCGTAGAGCTATTTGCAGATCAAATTAGCGAAACGTCACAGATATGGAAAGTAGGACGGACGGCTTGGCTGCGGCAAGCGATAGAGGCGGCGGATATGCCGGAACGTGTGGCGGCAGTAGAAGGCGGACTTTTAGCATTGCTAGACCAGTATCGGAAACCGGATGACTGGTTGGATGAGGCGGTGCGACGAATTTACGCCGGAACTCCCTTGGATAGGCTGCCTTCCTTAGTGTTTAGCAGTGAAAGAACCTTGTTGCGTAAATTTAAAGAGGGGGTTGGCGTAACGCCAAAGGTATTTCAGAGACTGGCGCGGTTTGAGCGAACGCTGCGCTCCTTAATGCTGGGAAGGACGCACGCATATTTGCCGCTGGCTTTGGCTGGAGGATACTATGACCAGGCTCATTTCAGCAAAGAATTTAAAAGGCTTGTAGGCGAGACGCCGCAAGCGTATTTATCGCTCGAAAATTTTCAAGCCCATTTTTACTTTTCACGGCGCAAAGCAGGCGTATGA